The window TAAGAAATCAATAACAAAATCTTTCAGCAATGGAGGATTTTGTTGTTTTTAAGGATTTGCTTTATTGCGTTTTGTGAATTATTCAAAAATCGATGGCAGATATGCTAAAACGACTGTTAAAACAAGGCTACCACATTATGTATCATTTGAACGGATAGGGATTGATTAACGAAAAATTACTATAAAAGGGGCATGTTTTGATTTTTTGTCGTAAAAAATATAAATATGTGTATGAGATATTTAAAAAAAAATTAAATTTGTTGAAACAAAAATATTATGAGAAGATATCTACCGCTTTGTTTATTTTTTTTAGTCATCTCGACTTGCCTATTTTCACAAGACCTGCCACCGAGGAAACCCGTAAAGGAGACTCCTACAGCAGCTTCCAGAAGAGCAGGGGTTTTTATTGATGTAAACGCTCCGTCATACCCTGAGTCCAGTTATACGATAGAGAAAATGGTAAAAGATGTGTTGATCTCATCCGGAACCAATACCTGCCTTACTCCGAATGTGACCAATGTGAAGATTACTCCTAATCATGCTGCAAGTAATGCAGACAGAGCCTGGGGATATTTTCATAAAGCAACCACCAATTTCCCGTTTAAAGACGGGCTTATCCTTTCTACAGGGTTTGCAAGAAGAGCAGGTAACACTTTTGAAGGTGCCCTTAATGATGTGAACGGTGGAGGATCAGATGCTGACCTTGCACAGGTAATCGGAGTAGTGGAAAGCAGACTGAATGATGCCGTTCTGCTGGAATTTGACTTCGTTCCTACAACCAGCCAAATTAAATTTAATTATCTGATTGCATCCGAGGAGTACACAGGATCTTTCCCATGTACCTTTGCAGATGCATTTGCGATCCTGCTTAGACCTACTTCGGGTGGACCTTATGTAAATATGGCTGTACTTCCGGGAGGGGCAGGACCGGTAAGTATTACCAATATTCACCCAGCAATACCTGGGAGTTGCGGTGCTGTAAACGAACAATATTTTGCAGGGTACAACACAGGTAACGTTGAAACCAACTTTAACGGAAGAACAATTCCACTGACTGCTACAGCAACCGTCGTGGCAGGACAGCAATACCACTTTAAAATGGTAATTGCCGATTATAGTGACCACAGTTATGACTCTGCAGTATTTTTGGAAGGTGGATCTTTCAATATTGGTGTAGACCTTTTAGACCCTTCTGGTACCAAGCTGCCTTCAGATATCAATGTATGTGATAATGTACCTCAGGTAATCACTGCTTCTGTAAACGATCCTAACCTTACCTACCAATGGTATTTTAATGGAACACCTGTACCTAACGCTACCACCAATACAATTACAGCTGTACAGCCTGGTACCTATACCATCGAAGTAAGTGTTCCCGGTAATCCATGTCCTGGTAAAGCTACTATCCAGATTCACGGAGGAACAACCCCTCAGGCTCAGGATGCAACTTTACTGCTTTGTACCACACCAGATATTACTACTTTTGATTTAAGTACCATTACATCTACCATCAGCCCGACACCGGGAGCGATTTTTAAGTTCTACGAAAATCAGGCAGATGCAGTTGCACAGAATGGCAATTATATTCAAACTCCGTTAAATTATAACGGTAATGATGGCCAGATCCTGTATGTTCTTGTTTCTAATGGAGCATTCTGTAGTAAGATCGTACAACTGAAATTACTGAAAGAGGTAACCCCAACGGCAACAGTAAAATCTTCCAGAATAAAAATATGTCCGGGAGAATCTGTAACCCTTACCGCTGACGGAGGAGCTACTTACCAGTGGAGCAACTTTATGGGAACAGGTAATACACAGACCGTTACTTTATACCAGACTACAACATTTACCGTATATGCAATTGGAACCAAAGGATGTAAATCTCTTAACCCGGCAACCATAAGAATTGAGGTTACCCCGGAAATCACTTCACCGTTAAAAGATGTTGAAATGTGTATTGGAGATAAAGTAACTCTTGATGCAGGTGCGGGACAAGGCTATAAATATCTTTGGAGTACAGGGGCTACAACACAGAAAATTGATGTTGATCAATGGGGAATCTACTCCGTGGAAATCGATAATGGTATCTGTAAGAAAGTTTTCGAAGCAAAAGTATTGGGAGCAGCTACTCCATTTGTTACAGCGATAAGCTATGAAAGTATCAAGAAAACAGTAACAATTACTGCTGAGAACCCACCCATGAACAATACGCCAAGTACCCTGGAGTATTCTATTGATAACGAAATCACATGGCAGGCTTCAAATGTATTTACCAATCTTTTGGATAATACGAACTACACTGTTTTAGTAAGAAGAGTAGGTACACATTGTATTGGCTCTCTTGAGTTCTTCACACTGCAGATCAATAATATTATTACTCCGAACGAAGACGGAATCAATGATGTGCTGGATCTTAAAGCGCTTGGAGACTTTAAAAACTTTACGGGTTCTGTATATGACAGATATGGAGTAGAGATGTTCAGATTCTCAAAAGAAAACCCTGTCTGGGACGGAACAGTAGGAGGGAAGAGACTTCCTACAGCAACATACTGGTATAAGTTCAATTTTGAGTATCCAAAATCAAAAGCTCAGGTGAACTGGTCAGGATGGATCATGCTGAAAAACAGAAACTAGAATTGATAATGTACTATAAAAGAAAGCCTTTCAAATTTTATTTTGAAAGGCTTTCTGCTTTAACGGAGATCGTTTATTGTATCGTAAGCTCAGAAAAAGTTCCAGAGAAAGCAAGAACTTTTGTTAGCGGATATTATTGATTTTCTTTCCAAAGATTAGCAAAATGTATAAAATCTGTTACACTCAGCTCTTCCGCTCTTTTGTCTAAAAATTCATGACCTTTTAAAGCTTCAGGAATATTTAAGGATTTCAATGCATTAGAAAGCTTCTTCCTTCTTTGGTTGAATCCTGTTTTTACAATCTGCTTAAACAGAACTTCATTGCCTGCAAGACCCTCTTTAGGGTTTCTTGTAAGGCGGATTACTCCGGATTTTACTTTAGGCGGCGGGTTAAAGACATTTTCATGTACTGTAAACATATAAGATACATCATAATAGGCCTGTATCAGTACAGAAAGAATACCGTAATCTTTAGTTCTTGGAACGGCCGCTGTTCTTTCGGCTACCTCTTTCTGGAACATTCCTACCA of the Chryseobacterium aureum genome contains:
- the rsmA gene encoding 16S rRNA (adenine(1518)-N(6)/adenine(1519)-N(6))-dimethyltransferase RsmA — protein: MSVKAKKHLGQHFLTDENIARKIVEGLSFENYNNIMEVGPGMGVLTKYLLEKDQNMYLAEIDTESIEYLKNNYTKITEDTFVGDFLKQDFSFLKDGQIAIIGNFPYNISSQILFQIVDHYELIPEMVGMFQKEVAERTAAVPRTKDYGILSVLIQAYYDVSYMFTVHENVFNPPPKVKSGVIRLTRNPKEGLAGNEVLFKQIVKTGFNQRRKKLSNALKSLNIPEALKGHEFLDKRAEELSVTDFIHFANLWKENQ
- a CDS encoding choice-of-anchor L domain-containing protein produces the protein MRRYLPLCLFFLVISTCLFSQDLPPRKPVKETPTAASRRAGVFIDVNAPSYPESSYTIEKMVKDVLISSGTNTCLTPNVTNVKITPNHAASNADRAWGYFHKATTNFPFKDGLILSTGFARRAGNTFEGALNDVNGGGSDADLAQVIGVVESRLNDAVLLEFDFVPTTSQIKFNYLIASEEYTGSFPCTFADAFAILLRPTSGGPYVNMAVLPGGAGPVSITNIHPAIPGSCGAVNEQYFAGYNTGNVETNFNGRTIPLTATATVVAGQQYHFKMVIADYSDHSYDSAVFLEGGSFNIGVDLLDPSGTKLPSDINVCDNVPQVITASVNDPNLTYQWYFNGTPVPNATTNTITAVQPGTYTIEVSVPGNPCPGKATIQIHGGTTPQAQDATLLLCTTPDITTFDLSTITSTISPTPGAIFKFYENQADAVAQNGNYIQTPLNYNGNDGQILYVLVSNGAFCSKIVQLKLLKEVTPTATVKSSRIKICPGESVTLTADGGATYQWSNFMGTGNTQTVTLYQTTTFTVYAIGTKGCKSLNPATIRIEVTPEITSPLKDVEMCIGDKVTLDAGAGQGYKYLWSTGATTQKIDVDQWGIYSVEIDNGICKKVFEAKVLGAATPFVTAISYESIKKTVTITAENPPMNNTPSTLEYSIDNEITWQASNVFTNLLDNTNYTVLVRRVGTHCIGSLEFFTLQINNIITPNEDGINDVLDLKALGDFKNFTGSVYDRYGVEMFRFSKENPVWDGTVGGKRLPTATYWYKFNFEYPKSKAQVNWSGWIMLKNRN